The sequence GACGTACAGCGGCACCGGGTCCACCGTCACCGCCGGGTAGTCCCGGGCGAGCTTGGCCGCGTAGCGCCAGTGGGTGGTCGCGCGGCGGCCGTTGAGCAGGCCGGCCGCGGCGAGCACCTCGGCGCCCGTGCAGACCGACGCGACCCGGCGGCTGGTGCGGGCCAGCCGCCGGACGTGGGCGAGGACGCGCTCGTCGGCCGCCGCGGCCGGGCTGCCCCAGCCGCCCGCGACGACCAGCGTGTCGAGGTCGCCGGTCACCTGGTCGAGCCGCAGGTGCGGCTGCAGCACCAGCCCGGCGCCGGTGCGGATGCCGTGCCCGTCGACCGAGGCGAGCTGGAGCTCGTACGGCGGCCGCGCGCCGAGCCGGTTCGCCGCGTCGAACACATCGGCGGGGCACGCGATGTCCAGCAGCTCGGCGTCGGCGTACCCGACGATCACGACCCGTCTGGGTGACCCTGGCATGATCGAACGCTAGCAGCCGGACCGGGCGCTCGGACGCGGTTCGCAGGAATCCGGACATCGGCGGCGCGTCCGCCGTCCCGGCCCGCCATGGTCGGGGCCATGACCGATGAGCAGAAGACCCTCGCCTTCGTCGTTTACCCCGGGCTGACGCCGCTCGACCTCGTGGGCCCGCTGCAGGTGCTCAGCGCGCTCGCGCAAATGGACGCCGGCTACCGGACCGTCGTCGTCGGCGCGAGCACGGACCCCGTCGGCACGGACACGCCGCTGCGCGTCGCCCCGAGCCACACCTTCGAGGAGGTCCCGGCGCCGTACGCGGTGCTCGTCCCCGGCGGCACCGTGCCGACGCTGCGGGCGATGGCCGACGAGCGCCTCCTCGCCTGGCTGCGCACCGCGGCCGCGGGCGCGGAGCTGGTGACGTCGGTCTGCACCGGGTCGCTGATCCTCGGGGCGGCGGGCCTCCTCGAAGGCAAGCAGGCGACCACGCACTGGATGTTCCGCGACGTCCTCCCCGGGCTGGGTGCCACGCCGGTCGCGCGGCGATGGGTCGAGGACGGCTCCGTGATCACCGCCGCCGGGGTGTCCGCGGGCATCGACCTGGCGCTGCACCTGGTGGAACGGCTGGCCGGGCGGCAGGTCGCGACGAACATCCAGTTCGCCATCGAGTACGACCCCGAGCCGCCGCAGGGCGCGCTGGACTGGGCGAACCAGCCGTACGGCGACCTCAAGCCGTTGCGGGAACACACCCTGCGTCAAGGGCTGGCAGAGCACCCCGAACTGCTGGGGAAGCTGCTCGCGCACACCTGACCGACGTCGTCGGCCATCCGGGTGATCGGCGGACACGCCGCGCGCCCGGCGGTTAGATTCAGCTCGCTCGATCAGGTGATCTCGCGGGTGGGGTGTTGTAGCCGTGCGGTTCCAGGTGCTCGGCCCGATGACGGCCTCCGTCCCGCTGCCCTCGGCGGCCCAGCCGCGGCGGCTGCTCGCCGTCCTGCTCGCCCGCGCCGGCCAGTTCGTCGGCCGCGACACGCTGGTCGACGAGCTGTGGCCGGACGGCGCGCCGTCGAGCGCCGCGGCGATCGTGCAGGTCACCGTGTCGAAGCTGCGCAAGACGCTCTCACCCGGCCTCGGTGCGGCCGAGGCCGGGCAGCGGCTGCGGTCCGGGCCGCGGGGGTACGCGCTGACGGTCGAGCCGGGCGAGCTGGACGCGGACGAGTTCCTGACGTGGCTGTCGGCGGGCGCCGACGACCGCGCCCAGCGCCGTCGCGCGCTCGAACGGGCGCTGGCCTGCTGGCGGGGCGACGCGTTCGCCGACGTCGCCGGCGGGCCGCTGCTGGAGGCGCACAAGCTGTGGCTGGAGGACCGGCGCTCGGCGGCCCTGCTGCAGCTGGTCGAGCTGGAGCTGGCCGACGGCGACGGCGGGTCGGTGGTCGAGCGGCTCGGGCCGGTGGTCGCGGCCCGGCCGGCCGACGAGCGGTTCGCCGCCCGGCTCGCTGCCGCGCTCGGCACGGTCGGCCGCCGCGAATCGGCGCTGGAGGTGCTCCGCCGCACCCGGCGGGCGCTCTGGGAAGAGGCGGGGGTGTGGCCGGGCGCGGACCTCGTCGCGGTGTACCGCCGGATCGCCGGCACCGAGTGGACGACGCCGGGCCCGCCCGCCCAGCTCCCGCCCGCCGTACCCGACTTCACCGGCCGCGCGGCCGAACTCGCCGGCGTCACGCGTGCCTTGCGGGGACCGGCGCCGGTCGTGCTGCACGGCGCCGCCGGGGCCGGGAAGTCCGCGCTGGCCGTGCAGGCCGCGTGGCGCGTCCGCCGCCGTTTTCCCGACGGCCAGCTGACGGCGTCGCTGCGCGGTCCGGACGGGACGCCCGCCGAACCCGCGGCCGTGCTGGCGGGGTTCCTGCGCGCACTCGGGGCGACGCCCGCGGAACTTGCCGACCGCGCGGGCCTGCCCGGCCTCTGGCGCGGCTACACCGCCGACCGGCGGCTGCTGGTGCTGCTGGAAGACGCCGCGTCCGAAGCCCAGGTGCGTGCGCTGCTCCCGAGCGGCCCCGGCTGCGCGGCGCTGGTCACCACCCGCCGCGAGCTGCCCGGCCTCTGCGGCGCGCACCCGGTCCCGGTGGCCGAGCTGTCCACAGAGGACGCTTGGGCGCTGCTGGCCGCCGTCGCGGGAGAGGCACGGCTGCGCGCGGAACCCGAAGCGGCGCAACGGCTTCTCGGCCGGTGCGGCGGGCTCGCACTGGCCGTCCGGATCGCCGGGGTGCGCCTCGCGGCCCGGCCGAACCTGCGGGTCGCCGAACTGGCTGCCCGCCTGGCCGACGACCGGCGGCGCCTCGACGAGCTGACCGCGGGCGACCTGGGTGTCCGTGCCGCGGTGACGTCGGCACTGCGCGAGCGGCCCGCGGCCGACGTCGCGCTGCTGAGGCTGCTCGCCGAGTTTGATGGGGCAGTCCCGGACTGGTCGGCGGCGGCGCTGCTCGACCGCCCGACGGCGGAAGCCCGCGACCGGCTCGACGGGCTGGCCGCCGCGCACTTGCGGGACCCGGCGGGCACGGTCCCGCCGTTCGTGCGGCTGGTGCTGGCGGAGGGTGCGCCGGGGGAGGTGGATCCGGCCGCGCTGCGCCGTGCTTGCGAGGCCGCGCTGGTATTGGCGCGGCATGCGCTCGGCCGCCCAGCGGCTGAGCGGGGATCGGCGGATGCGGCGGGCAGCCCCACCCCAGCCAAGCCCGACCCGGCGGTGCTCCGCCGCATCGCCGAGGACCCCGTCGCCTGGGCCGCCGCCGAAACCGGGCACCTCGCGGCCGCCGTTCGGCTGGCCGGGGCGCATGGCTGGCACGAGCTGACCGAACAGCTCGCGGACGCCTGCACCGCGCTCGCCGGCACGCCGTGGCTCGGGCACGCGGCCCGTGCGGTCACCGTGGCCGGGCTGGCCGCGGCGCGGCGGCGCCGCGATCCTCGCGCGGAGGCCGAGAAGCTCTACAACCTCGGCGCCGTGCACTGGCAGCACGGGCACGCGCGGCAGGCGCGGAACTACTTCGCGATGGCCGAGCACCGCTTCCGGCTCCTGGACGATCCGCGGGGGACCGGTACGGCGCTGGCCGCGCTCGCCGACGTCCACCTCGACGGCGGTGACCCGTGCGCCGCCGAAGCCGAGCTGCGGGAAGCGCTCGAGTTGCTGCGGGCCTGCGGGGACCGGCGCGGGCAGGCGGCCGCGGCGGCGCAGCTGGGGTCGCTGGCCGAAGACGTCGGCGATGTGCGGCGGGCGGTCGAGAGCTTCGAAGTCAGCATGCTGCTCGCCCGCGAATGCGACGACGGCCGCTTGCACGACCAGGCCGCGAAGCGCTACGCCGACGTCCTGCGCCGCCACGGTGGGTGCGACCAGGCGGCGGACCTGCTCACCGGTGCGCTCGGCGGCGCCGTCCGCACGCGGGAGCGGCACTGGGAGGCGCACGTCCTGCGCAGCCTCGGCGACCTGCACACCGAAGCCGGGGAACTCGCCGACGGGCAGCGGTGCCTGACGCGGTCGCTGGCGCTGTTCGACCAGATCGGGCACCGGCACGCCGCCGCCTACACCCACCGCAGCCTGGCCGAAGCCCGCCGCCTCGCGGGGGATCCGGCGGGGGCGCGGCGGCACCTGCTGGCCGCCATGGGCGTGTTCCGGGAGCTGCGCGACCGCCGCGGTGCCGGGTACGCCCTGCTCAGCCTGGGCCGGACGCACGCGGCCGAGGACGCCGCACCCGAGGCGGCGCGGTGCCTGCGCGGCGCGGCCGGGCTGTTCCGCGAGCTCGGATTTCCGCTGTGGGAACTGCGCGCGCTGGGGGAACTGGCGAGCGTGACCGGTGAATCCCCGGCCCGTGACCGCCGTCGTGAACTCTTGACGAAGATCAGGACCTGACGGCCTCGTGCCCCGGTCCGCGGCGGCGGTGTTTGGCGAAGTTATGGCCGCCCCCATTTGGCTGCCGCCGTTCGGATCGTCGCACAAGAAGGAGCAAGGCATGCCGGGACATCGGATTCTGGCGCGGGCGGCACTGGGGCTGGTCGCCGCGGCGGCGACGGTGGTGTTCGCGACCATCGGCACCGCGTCGGCGAGCGTCGAGGTCACCAAGCTGACCCAGGCGCAGGCGGCGTCGCAGCTGTCCGCGGCCGGGGTGACGCACTCGTCCAGCGGCGGCTGCACGGACCGCTACAACTCGACGTGCACGTCGTACGAGCAGATCAACCAGAGCACGGTCAGCGGCGTCATCACGCTGAAGCGGGCGAGCGGCTGCGCGATCAACATCACCGGGGGCACCGAGACCGGGCACGCGTCCGGCACCTACAGCCACTGGAACGGCTACAAGGTCGACATCTCGCACAACAGCTGCATCGACTCCTACATCAAGAACAGCTTCGGCTACATCGGCCTGCGCGGCGACGGCTACCCGCAGTGGAAGGCCGGCTCCGGCAACCTCTACTGCGACGAGGGCAACCACTGGGACATCACGTACTACACCTGCGGCTGCTGACGTCCGGGGCCTGTCCGTCCCGAGGGCGGCGGACAGGCCCCGGTTACCGGCCGCGACGGCCGGGTACCCGCGCGGGTGGAGGTGAGGAGATGACTTCGCACAGCACCCCGGCTCCCCGCCCGCGCACGGCGCTGATCGGCGCCGCGGCGGGCTTCGTCCTGCTGGCCGGGCTCTACCTGGTCCTGGCCCCGTGGATCGCCGGTTTCGGCGGCGCGGGCGTGCTCGCGCTGAGCGACACCCTGGTCGGCCTGGTCCTGATCGCGCTGGCGATCGCCCGCACGGCCACCCGGCGGCTCGCCCTGATCGGCTGGGTCGTCCCGGTACTGGGCGCGTGGGCCGCCGTTTCGCCGTGGCTGCTTCGCCACGGCGGCGAAACCCCGCCGTCGACGGGTGCCCTGATCGGCAACGTCGTGGCGGGCGCCGTGGTCGTCGTCGCGGGCGTGGCGCTGGCCCGGCGGGTCAGTTCTTGATCAGCAGCCAGTCGCCCGAGCCGTCGCCGGGCCGGTACGGGCTGTCGGCCCGTTTCGCGATGACGCCGGGCAGGCCGTGCTGCCGGCTGGCCCCGGCGACGGCCTCGCCGCCACCGGCGTAGTAGCGCGGCACCTGCCAGTGCCGGTCCTCGATGGCCAGGCCGTCGAGGAGCTCCCGGCGTTTCGTGTACGGCAGGTCCAGGGTCGGCTTGCCGTCGAGGTGCAGGACGTCGGAGGCGAAGTAGAACACCGGGCAGTGGGTCTTGAGGCGCTTGGCGGCGGCGCCGTCGGCCTTGCGGCGCTCTTCGAGACCGTCCGCGTAGGGCTTGCCGTCCTTGATGACGACGACTTCGCCGTCCAGCAGCACTTCGGTCGAGCCGAGCTCTTCGCCGAGCTTGTGCAGCTCGGGGTACCGCCCGGTGACGTCGGCGCCGGTTTCGTCGTGCGCGGTGACCCGGCCGCCGCTGACCAGCAGCATCGTCCGCAGGCCGCCCCAGGCGAATTCGTAGGACCACGCGTCGTCGTCGGCGGGCAGATCGCCGGGCACCGCGGTCATCGGTTCGAGGAATTCGGGCGCGTCTTCGTGCCCGGGCTCGGCGGGATCGAGGCGCCGCAGGGTCCAGTCGCGGTCGTCCTCGTCGTGCCGGTTGAGGAACAGGTACTTGCCGCGGGCGCGGCCGCCGTGGAAGACGACCTCGACCTTGTGGTCGTTCCAGTGCAGGGTTTCGTACTTCCCGGTGTCCCACACCGTCATCCGGCCGCCGCCGTATTCGCCCGCCGGGATCTCGCCCTCGAAGGTGAGGTACTCCATGGGGTGGTCTTCGGTGTGCACGGCGAGCCGGGAGACGCCGGGGGAGAGCGGCAGGCCCTTGGGCACGGCCCAGGAGACGAGCACGCCGTCGCGCTCCAGGCGGAAGTCCCAGTGCAGGCGGGTGGCGTGGTGCTCCTGGATGACGAAGAGGTCGTCGTCCCCGGGCTCGGGCGGGCCGTCCGGCCAGGGTTCGGGGGTGCGGTCCTTGCCGCGTTTGCCGCGGTATTCCTCGAGTCTGTCGGCCATGGCCGCCCCGGTACCCCTTCCGCCGCAAGAGCTTCCAGGGTACCGGTCGGGTGCTCCGGCTCGGCCCGCTGGGCAGCGCGCCGGCGGTCGTTCGAGGCCGGCCGGTGTCTTGAATGAGTCATTCAGGTCGTGGGAGGTCCTGAATGACTCATTCAAGACCATCGCCGCGGCTCCCGGCCTCAGTCCGTCTCGGCCATCGCCTCCGCGAACTGGGCCGCGTACAGCCGGGCGTAAGCGCCACCGCTGCGCAGCAGCGTTTCGTGGTCGCCCTGCTCGACGATCTGCCCGTGCTCCATCACCAGGATCACGTCGGCGTCGCGGATGGTCGACAGCCGGTGCGCGATCACGAAACTCGTCCGGCCGCTGCGCAGCGAGTTCATCGCCCGCTGGATGAGCACCTCGGTCCGGGTGTCCACCGAACTCGTCGCCTCGTCGAGGATCAGGATCACCGGCTTGGCCAGGAACGCCCGCGCCACCGTGATCAGCTGCTTCTCGCCCGCGCTGACCGTGCCGCCTTCGTCGTCGAGCACCGTCTCGTAGCCGTCCGGGAGCGTGCGGACGAAACGGTCCACGTGCGTCGCCTTCGCGGCTTCGACGATCTCCTCGTGCGTCGGGTTGTCCGCGCCGTAGGCGATGTTCTCCGCGATCGTGCCGCCGAACAGCCACGCGTCCTGCAGCACCATGCCGGTCTGGTCGCGCAGCTCCTCACGGTTCATCTTCGCGATGTCGACGCCGTCGAGCGTGATCCGGCCGCCGTCCAGCTCGTAGAAGCGCATGAGCAGGTTGACCAGCGTCGTCTTGCCCGCGCCGGTCGGGCCGACGATCGCCACCGTCTGGCCGGGTTCCACGGTCAGCGACAGGTCGTCGATCAGCGGCTTGTCGGGCAGGTAGCGGAAGGACACGTCCTGGAACTCGACCCGGCCGCGCACCGGCGAGGGACGCTCCGGCGAAGCCGGTTCCGGGCCCTGCTCCTCGGCGTCGAGCAGCGCGAACACCCGCTCGGCCGACGCGACGCCGGACTGCAGCAGGTTCGCCATGCTCGCGATCTGAGTGACCGGCTGGCTGAACTGGCGCGAGTACTGGATGAACGCCTGCACCTCGCCGAGGGTCAGGCTGCCCGACGCCACGCGCAGCGCGCCGATCACCGCCACCAGCACGTAGCTCAGGTTGCCGATGAACATCATCGCCGGCTGGATCATGCCGGAGATGAACTGCGCCCGGAAGCTGGCCTGGTACAGGGTGTCGTTCTGCTTGTCGAAGATCGCCGCGGCCTCGTCGCGGCGGCCGAACACCTTGACCAGCGAGTGGCCGGTGTACATCTCCTCGACGTGCGCGTTGAGCTTGCCGGTCGTCGACCACTGCTTGATGAAGTTCGGCTGCGCCCGCTTGCCGATCTTCGCCGCCACCACGGCCGAGAGCGGCACCGTGAGCAGCGCGATCACCGCCAGCAGCGGCGAGATCAGGAACATCATGATCAGCACGCCGATCACCGTCAGCAGCGACGAGACGATCTGCGACAACGTCTGCTGCAACGACATCGCCAGGTTGTCGATGTCGTTGGTGACGCGGGAAAGCACCTCGCCGCGCGGCTGGCGGTCGAAGTACTTCAGCGGCAGCCGCGAGAACTTGGCCTCGACCTCTTCGCGCAGCCGGTACACCGCCTGCTGCACCAGCGTCGTCGTCAGCCGGGCCTGGATCAGTCCGAAGAACGACGAAATCACGAACAGCGCCAGCACGGTGAGCAGGATCTGCCCGACCTTGTCGAAGTCGATGCCGACGCCGGGCACGAGGTCGACGCGGCTGTAGATGTCGGCGAGCGTGCCGTCGCCGCGGGCGCGCAGCCCGGCGACGATCTGTTCCTTCGTGACGCCCGGCGGCACCTGCTTGCCGAGCACGCCGGCGAGGATCGCGTCGGTGGCCTGGCCGAGGATCTTCGGGCCGATCACGGTGAGCGTGACGCTGGCCGCGCCGAGCACGAGCACGCCGATGAGCGCGACCCGCTGCGGGCGCAGCAGCCGCAGCAGCCGCTTCAGCGAACCCTTGAAGTCGAGCGCTTTCTCCGGCGGCGCGCCGCCGGCCATCCAGCGGCCGGGCCCTACGGTCGCGGCACCGGTGTTCTTGTGCCGCTCGGCGGTCGGCCGTTCCCCGGCCTCGGTGACGGCGGCTTTGGGCGATTCCGTGGTGCTCACGCCGCCTCCTGTTCGGTGAGCTGGGACAGCACGATCTCCCGGTAGGTTTCGTTGCCGTCCATGAGTTCGTGGTGGGTGCCGGTGCCGACGACGCGGCCTTCGTCGAGGACGATGATCCGGTCGGCGCCGCGGATCGTGCTGACCCGCTGCGCCACGATGACCACCGTCGCCTCGGCCGTTTCCGCCACCAGCGCGCGGCGCAGGGCCGCGTCGGTCGCGTAGTCGAGCGCGGAGAACGAGTCGTCGAACAGGTAGATCTCCGGCTTGTGCACCAGCATCCGCGCGATCGCGAGCCGCTGGCGCTGACCGCCCGAGACGTTCGTGCCGCCCTGGGCGATCGGGGCGTCCAGGCCCTCCGGCATGGCTTCGACGAAGTCCTTGCCCTGCGCCACTTCCAGCGCGTGCCACAGCTCTTCGTCGGTCGCGTCCGGGTTGCCGTAGCGCAGGTTGCTCGCCACCGTGCCGGCGAACAGGTACGGCTTCTGCGGCACCAGCCCGACCGCGCGGGCGAGCACCGCCGGGTCCAGGTCGCGGACGTCGACGCCGTCCACCTTCACCGTGCCGCGGGTGGCGTCCATCAGGCGCGGGATCAGGTTGAGCAGCGTGGTCTTGCCGGTGCCCGTCGAGCCGATCACCGCGGTGGTCTCACCCGGCCGCCCGATCAGCGAAATGTCGCACAGCACCGGCTTTTCCGCGCCGGGATAGCGGAACTCGACACCTGACAGCTCCAGGTGCCCGTGCACCGCGCCGGGCCGGATCGGCGACACCGGCGGGCGGACGCTCGACTCGGTGTCGAGCACCTCGCTGATCCGCTCGGCGCTGACCTCCGCGCGCGGCACCATCATGAACATGAACGTGGCCATCATGACGGCCATCAGGATCTGCAGCAGGTAGGACAGGAACGCGGTCATCGCGCCGATCTGCATGCTGCCCGAGTCGATCCGCTGCCCGCCGAACCACAGCACGGCGACGCTGGAGGCGTTCATGACCAGCATGACGATCGGGAACATCAGCGCCATCAGGCGGCCGACCCGCAGCGACACGGTGAGCAGCTGGTCGTTGGCGACGTCGAAGCGCTCCCGCTCGTGCTTGTCGCGGACGAACGCCCGGATGACGCGGATGCCCATGATCTGCTCGCGCAGGATCTGGTTGATCCGGTCGATGCGCTCCTGCATCAGCCGGAACGCCGGGCGCATCTTCGTGATGATCGTGCCGACCGCGACCGCCAGCACCGGCACGATGACCAGCAGCAGTGACGACAGCGGCACGTCGAGGTTGAGCGCCAGGATGATGCCGCCGATGCACATGATCGGCGCGGACACCATCAGCGTGAGCGTCATCAGCACCAGCATCTGGATCTGCTGGACGTCGTTGGTGGTGCGGGTGATCAGCGACGGCGTGCCGAACTGGCCGACCTCGCGGGCCGAGAAGTCCTGCACCCGGTGGAAGACGCCGGCGCGGATGTCGCGGCCGATCGCCATCGCGGTGCGGGCGCCGAAGTACACCGCGCCGATCGAGCCGGCGATCTGCGCGAGCGTGATGACGAGCATCATCGCGCCGACGCGGATGATGTAGTCCATGTCGCCCTTGATGAGGCCGTTGTCGACGATGTCGGCGTTCAGCGTCGGCAGGTAGAGCATGGCGATCGTCTGCACGAGCTGGAGCAGGACGATCACCCACAGCGTGCTCCGGTACGGGCGCAGGTGGCTGCGCAGGAGCTTGACTAGCACAACGATTCCCCCAGTGCGGTGGTGGTCGGTTCGGGTTGCGGAGCGGCGGTGCCGGCGGTCAGGGTGGGCATCCCCGCGGAAAGCTCGTTGAGCAGCCGTTCCAGGATCGGCAGGAACGGCTCGCCTTCGGTCGTGAACCAGTTGGTGAAGGCCACCCGGACAGCGCTTTCCACGGATGCCGCCATCAGCCGGCACAACAGGTGGTCCACACCGCCCACCCGTTTCGCGATCGTTTCGGCCAGGACGCGCTCGACGGCCGCGTGGGCGTTGAGGAACTCCCCGCGCAGCATGAGCCGTCCCATCAGCTCCCGGATACGCGCAACATACGCGCGATCGGGTTCGCCTTCACGCGAATATTGCTCGAGCACCGCGTGCTTGACGGACTCCCAGAGCGGCTCGCCGTCCGGCCGCGCGAGCAGGGCTTCGCGCATCCCCTCGTGCCGGTCGACGACGACCGAGCAGACCGCCTGCTCCTTGCTGGAGAAGTAGTTGTTGAATGTGCGGGGTGACACGCCCACTTCGGTGGCGATGTCCTCGACCTTCACGTTCTCCAGCCCGCGGTCCAGCGTCAGCCGCAGTGCCGCCTGGGCGAGCGCCTTGCGTGCTTCGCGCTTCTTGCGCTCGCGCAGGGTCAGCTTGGGTGGTTCGTCCGGCGGCATGAACGGAGTGTAGCGAAAAACTTGCGTGCCCCGCAAAAAAGTGCGTGGCCCGCAACTTTGGGACGAATCGGGCACGACCGGGGATTTCGCGGTGCGCGGGCCGCGGAGCTGCGGTATCGGGCGCTGTGTGCGCTCCGTTGCCGGGTGCAAGATGCAAAAATGAGCCGAATGGCCTAGTCCGCTGCGCTCACCAGCAGCGACGGCGCCGAAATCCGGTCACGTCCAGCGATCGGGCGGAGACCGGTTGTGGACATCCGACGAACCTTTCTGCTTGCATGTCCGGCATCGCCGCCCTGGGGTCGGCGCGATGCAGTCGTTGCCGAACCTGAGCAAGGAAGAAGTGGGACCACATGGCGAGCCGGGCCCGGGAACTCCTGGATCGATCACGCGTCCTGCTGGACCGCTCGCGGGTCGCCGCCGCGCAGTACCTCACCGCGCCGCCGAAGCACCCCGGGTTCCAGCCCCCGGCGGGGCCGGCGATCGCGGAGCTGCCGCGCCCCGAAGTGACGCCGGCGCCGCCTCCCGCGGACGAAGGCGTCCTGGCCGAGATCTGCGCCAGCGTGGCGCTGCGTGACCTCAACCTGCTCGACCAGCTACTCGCCCGTCTCGAGGAGCTCGAAGCGGGGGAGGAGGACCACCACCGCCTCGCCGAGCTCTACCAGCTCGACCACCTCGCCACGCGGCTGCGGCGCAACGCCGAGAACCTGCGCGTGCTGGCCGGGCAGGACACCGCCGACGACGCCGCCCGCGCGACCTCGGTGCTCGACCTGGTGCGCGCCGCGATGTCCTCGATCGACCACTACGCCCGGATCACCATCGGCCGGGTGGTGAACCTCGGCGTCGTCGGCTTCGCCGCCGAAGACCTGGGCCGGGTGCTCGCGGAGCTGCTCGACAACGCCGCCAACCAGTCCTCGCCCAGCTCGCCGGTGCACGTCAGCGCGCACCTGACCGAGCAGGGCAGCGTGCTCGTCCGGATCGAGGACGAAGGCATCGGCATTCCCGCCGACCGCATCGACGGCCTCAACCGGCGGCTGGCCGCGGGCGGCGACCTCGACGACGCCTCGGCACGGCACATGGGTCTCGCCGTCGTCGCCCGCCTCGCCGCGCGGCACGACGTCAGCGTGCGCCTGGACCGGCGCAGCCCGCACGGCACGGTCGCCACCGTGCTGCTGCCGACCGGCGTCGTCACCGAGGTCGCCGAGAACGCGTGGTCGGGCACCCGGACCGTGACGGCCGAACCGGCCGGGACCGGCGCCGAAGCGGTGGCGGCAGGCGGCCTGC is a genomic window of Amycolatopsis lexingtonensis containing:
- a CDS encoding DJ-1/PfpI family protein; this encodes MTDEQKTLAFVVYPGLTPLDLVGPLQVLSALAQMDAGYRTVVVGASTDPVGTDTPLRVAPSHTFEEVPAPYAVLVPGGTVPTLRAMADERLLAWLRTAAAGAELVTSVCTGSLILGAAGLLEGKQATTHWMFRDVLPGLGATPVARRWVEDGSVITAAGVSAGIDLALHLVERLAGRQVATNIQFAIEYDPEPPQGALDWANQPYGDLKPLREHTLRQGLAEHPELLGKLLAHT
- a CDS encoding BTAD domain-containing putative transcriptional regulator encodes the protein MRFQVLGPMTASVPLPSAAQPRRLLAVLLARAGQFVGRDTLVDELWPDGAPSSAAAIVQVTVSKLRKTLSPGLGAAEAGQRLRSGPRGYALTVEPGELDADEFLTWLSAGADDRAQRRRALERALACWRGDAFADVAGGPLLEAHKLWLEDRRSAALLQLVELELADGDGGSVVERLGPVVAARPADERFAARLAAALGTVGRRESALEVLRRTRRALWEEAGVWPGADLVAVYRRIAGTEWTTPGPPAQLPPAVPDFTGRAAELAGVTRALRGPAPVVLHGAAGAGKSALAVQAAWRVRRRFPDGQLTASLRGPDGTPAEPAAVLAGFLRALGATPAELADRAGLPGLWRGYTADRRLLVLLEDAASEAQVRALLPSGPGCAALVTTRRELPGLCGAHPVPVAELSTEDAWALLAAVAGEARLRAEPEAAQRLLGRCGGLALAVRIAGVRLAARPNLRVAELAARLADDRRRLDELTAGDLGVRAAVTSALRERPAADVALLRLLAEFDGAVPDWSAAALLDRPTAEARDRLDGLAAAHLRDPAGTVPPFVRLVLAEGAPGEVDPAALRRACEAALVLARHALGRPAAERGSADAAGSPTPAKPDPAVLRRIAEDPVAWAAAETGHLAAAVRLAGAHGWHELTEQLADACTALAGTPWLGHAARAVTVAGLAAARRRRDPRAEAEKLYNLGAVHWQHGHARQARNYFAMAEHRFRLLDDPRGTGTALAALADVHLDGGDPCAAEAELREALELLRACGDRRGQAAAAAQLGSLAEDVGDVRRAVESFEVSMLLARECDDGRLHDQAAKRYADVLRRHGGCDQAADLLTGALGGAVRTRERHWEAHVLRSLGDLHTEAGELADGQRCLTRSLALFDQIGHRHAAAYTHRSLAEARRLAGDPAGARRHLLAAMGVFRELRDRRGAGYALLSLGRTHAAEDAAPEAARCLRGAAGLFRELGFPLWELRALGELASVTGESPARDRRRELLTKIRT
- a CDS encoding SPW repeat protein, with amino-acid sequence MTSHSTPAPRPRTALIGAAAGFVLLAGLYLVLAPWIAGFGGAGVLALSDTLVGLVLIALAIARTATRRLALIGWVVPVLGAWAAVSPWLLRHGGETPPSTGALIGNVVAGAVVVVAGVALARRVSS
- a CDS encoding DNA polymerase ligase N-terminal domain-containing protein → MADRLEEYRGKRGKDRTPEPWPDGPPEPGDDDLFVIQEHHATRLHWDFRLERDGVLVSWAVPKGLPLSPGVSRLAVHTEDHPMEYLTFEGEIPAGEYGGGRMTVWDTGKYETLHWNDHKVEVVFHGGRARGKYLFLNRHDEDDRDWTLRRLDPAEPGHEDAPEFLEPMTAVPGDLPADDDAWSYEFAWGGLRTMLLVSGGRVTAHDETGADVTGRYPELHKLGEELGSTEVLLDGEVVVIKDGKPYADGLEERRKADGAAAKRLKTHCPVFYFASDVLHLDGKPTLDLPYTKRRELLDGLAIEDRHWQVPRYYAGGGEAVAGASRQHGLPGVIAKRADSPYRPGDGSGDWLLIKN
- a CDS encoding ABC transporter ATP-binding protein, translated to MSTTESPKAAVTEAGERPTAERHKNTGAATVGPGRWMAGGAPPEKALDFKGSLKRLLRLLRPQRVALIGVLVLGAASVTLTVIGPKILGQATDAILAGVLGKQVPPGVTKEQIVAGLRARGDGTLADIYSRVDLVPGVGIDFDKVGQILLTVLALFVISSFFGLIQARLTTTLVQQAVYRLREEVEAKFSRLPLKYFDRQPRGEVLSRVTNDIDNLAMSLQQTLSQIVSSLLTVIGVLIMMFLISPLLAVIALLTVPLSAVVAAKIGKRAQPNFIKQWSTTGKLNAHVEEMYTGHSLVKVFGRRDEAAAIFDKQNDTLYQASFRAQFISGMIQPAMMFIGNLSYVLVAVIGALRVASGSLTLGEVQAFIQYSRQFSQPVTQIASMANLLQSGVASAERVFALLDAEEQGPEPASPERPSPVRGRVEFQDVSFRYLPDKPLIDDLSLTVEPGQTVAIVGPTGAGKTTLVNLLMRFYELDGGRITLDGVDIAKMNREELRDQTGMVLQDAWLFGGTIAENIAYGADNPTHEEIVEAAKATHVDRFVRTLPDGYETVLDDEGGTVSAGEKQLITVARAFLAKPVILILDEATSSVDTRTEVLIQRAMNSLRSGRTSFVIAHRLSTIRDADVILVMEHGQIVEQGDHETLLRSGGAYARLYAAQFAEAMAETD
- a CDS encoding ABC transporter ATP-binding protein — its product is MLVKLLRSHLRPYRSTLWVIVLLQLVQTIAMLYLPTLNADIVDNGLIKGDMDYIIRVGAMMLVITLAQIAGSIGAVYFGARTAMAIGRDIRAGVFHRVQDFSAREVGQFGTPSLITRTTNDVQQIQMLVLMTLTLMVSAPIMCIGGIILALNLDVPLSSLLLVIVPVLAVAVGTIITKMRPAFRLMQERIDRINQILREQIMGIRVIRAFVRDKHERERFDVANDQLLTVSLRVGRLMALMFPIVMLVMNASSVAVLWFGGQRIDSGSMQIGAMTAFLSYLLQILMAVMMATFMFMMVPRAEVSAERISEVLDTESSVRPPVSPIRPGAVHGHLELSGVEFRYPGAEKPVLCDISLIGRPGETTAVIGSTGTGKTTLLNLIPRLMDATRGTVKVDGVDVRDLDPAVLARAVGLVPQKPYLFAGTVASNLRYGNPDATDEELWHALEVAQGKDFVEAMPEGLDAPIAQGGTNVSGGQRQRLAIARMLVHKPEIYLFDDSFSALDYATDAALRRALVAETAEATVVIVAQRVSTIRGADRIIVLDEGRVVGTGTHHELMDGNETYREIVLSQLTEQEAA
- a CDS encoding TetR/AcrR family transcriptional regulator: MPPDEPPKLTLRERKKREARKALAQAALRLTLDRGLENVKVEDIATEVGVSPRTFNNYFSSKEQAVCSVVVDRHEGMREALLARPDGEPLWESVKHAVLEQYSREGEPDRAYVARIRELMGRLMLRGEFLNAHAAVERVLAETIAKRVGGVDHLLCRLMAASVESAVRVAFTNWFTTEGEPFLPILERLLNELSAGMPTLTAGTAAPQPEPTTTALGESLC